A part of Numenius arquata chromosome 16, bNumArq3.hap1.1, whole genome shotgun sequence genomic DNA contains:
- the TMEM119 gene encoding LOW QUALITY PROTEIN: transmembrane protein 119 (The sequence of the model RefSeq protein was modified relative to this genomic sequence to represent the inferred CDS: deleted 2 bases in 1 codon) has product MTGATEGLSFLLVGQEAQKPTQPPVGFWLGGGWGPLAPHRPPTLPPQTGPNENKLVPGCSEEEVEKEKEEAPSQQAAERGARRRGVRDRPHSRLPPADAAAAGEDIEPGEGAIGGGFDMAAVAAWLLMLLVLVAAPPARSAAPRHAAVLPDGGGSGDGEEVSAAPPVHRVTPGTGPTVGDAAGTTVTNSSAPGGMLDGLVDFFKEYMLLVVVVGSLAFVLLFIICAAVIVRQKHKASAYYPSSFPKKKYVDERDKVGGARAFNEVPEKAPDPGAEEPLDCGRQLQADILAAAQNLKSPPKAPLANGARGEQKPPPKEEKEEEKEEEGSKKLGDEQPAEQPPPQNPGAEEAAGATGAAPGAAQDGPQAPPSI; this is encoded by the exons ATGACGGGGGCCACCGAGGGGCTCTCCTTTTTGCTGGTGGGGCAAGAGGCCCAGAAGCCCACCCAGCCCCCAGTTGGATTttggctgggagggggctgggggccgcTTGCCCCTCACCGGCCTCCCACGCTCCCTCCCCAAACCGGCCCTAATGAGAACAAGCTGGTCCCAGGCTgcagt gaggaggaggtggagaaggagaaggaggaggctccatcccagcaggcagcagaaagggGCGCGAGGAGGCGAGGTGTGCGGGACAGACCCCAT TCCCGGCTCCCTCCCGCCGACGCGGCGGCTGCAGGCGAG gATATTGAGCCCGGCGAAGGGGCCATCGGGGGGGGGTTCGAC ATGGCGGCGGTGGCCGCGTGGCTACtgatgctgctggtgctggtggccgCCCCCCCGGCACGCTCGGCAGCGCCCCGGCACGCCGCGGTGCTGCCCGACGGCGGGGGCAGCGGGGACGGCGAGGAGGTCTCGGCCGCGCCACCCGTCCACCGCGTGACGCCGGGGACCGGCCCGACGGTTGGGGACGCGGCGGGGACCACGGTGACCAACAGCTCCGCGCCCGGTGGCATGCTGGACGGGTTGGTGGACTTCTTCAAGGAGTacatgctgctggtggtggtggtgggctcgTTggccttcgtcctcctcttcatcatctgcgCCGCCGTCATCGTCCGGCAGAAGCACAAGGCGTCCGCCTACtacccctcctccttccccaagaaGAAGTACGTGGACGAGCGGGACAAGGTTGGGGGGGCCCGGGCTTTCAACGAGGTGCCGGAGAAAGCCCCCGACCCCGGTGCCGAGGAGCCCCTCGACTGCGGCCGGCAGCTGCAGGCAGACATCCTGGCTGCTGCCCAGAACCTCAAATCCCCCCCCAAGGCACCGCTGGCCAACGGGGCCCGGGGGGAACAGAAACCTCCccccaaggaggagaaggaggaggagaaggaggaggaaggaagcaaaaagtTGGGTGATGAGCAACCCGCTGAgcaaccccctccccaaaatccagGTGCCGAGGAAGCGGCGGGTGCAACGGGAGCAGCCCccggtgcagcccaggatggcccccaggccccccccagcATCTAG
- the ISCU gene encoding iron-sulfur cluster assembly enzyme ISCU has protein sequence MAALRAVGETLLRPGRREAAAAARLGYHKKVVDHYENPRNVGSLDRNAKNVGTGLVGAPACGDVMKLQVEVDENGRIVDARFKTFGCGSAIASSSLATEWVKGKTVDEALKIKNTDIAKELCLPPVKLHCSMLAEDAIKAALADYKLKQDPNKEQPEKNATNA, from the exons ATGGCGGCGCTGAGGGCGGTGGGGGAGACGCTGCTGCGGCCCGGGCgcagggaggcggcggcggccgccaggCTGGGCTACCATAAGAAG GTGGTGGATCACTACGAGAACCCGCGCAATGTCGGCTCCCTCGACCGCAACGCCAAGAACGTGGGCACCGGCCTGGTGGGTGCCCCGGCCTGCGGGGACGTCATGAAGCTGCAG GTGGAAGTGGATGAGAACGGGAGGATCGTCGATGCCCGTTTCAAAACCTTCGGCTGCGGGTCGGCGATTGCGTCAAGTTCGCTGGCGACGGAGTGGGTCAAAGGGAAAACG GTTGACGAAGCGTTGAAAATCAAGAACACGGATATTGCTAAAGAGCTCTGCCTTCCTCCGGTCAAACTGCACTGCTCCA TGCTGGCCGAAGATGCCATCAAGGCTGCCTTGGCTGACTACAAGTTGAAGCAGGATCCGAACAAAGAACAGCCAGAGAAGAACGCAACCAACGCCTAA